From Mycobacterium lacus, one genomic window encodes:
- the rplV gene encoding 50S ribosomal protein L22, translated as MTSTTEFPSAVAKARFVRVSPRKARRVIDLVRGRSVSDALDILRWAPQAASEPVAKVIASAAANAQNNNGLDPATLVVATVYADEGPTAKRIRPRAQGRAFRIRRRTSHITVVVESRPTKDQRSAKSSRARRAEGSKAAAKAPAKKAATKAPAKKVPGSSGAKKAPAKKAPAKKAAPSSGAKPAEASEAKGGSD; from the coding sequence ATGACTAGCACTACCGAATTTCCCTCGGCGGTCGCCAAAGCACGGTTCGTGCGGGTGTCGCCGAGAAAGGCGCGTCGGGTCATCGACCTGGTGCGTGGCCGGTCGGTGTCCGACGCGCTGGACATCCTGCGCTGGGCGCCGCAGGCCGCCAGTGAGCCGGTGGCCAAGGTGATCGCCAGCGCTGCGGCCAACGCACAGAACAACAACGGGCTGGACCCGGCGACGTTGGTCGTCGCCACGGTCTACGCCGACGAGGGTCCGACCGCCAAGCGCATTCGTCCGCGCGCCCAGGGGCGTGCATTCCGGATCCGTAGACGGACCAGCCATATCACGGTGGTGGTGGAAAGCCGGCCGACCAAGGATCAGCGTTCGGCGAAGTCGTCGCGGGCCCGCCGCGCGGAGGGCAGCAAGGCCGCCGCGAAAGCACCGGCGAAAAAAGCGGCCACGAAGGCACCCGCCAAGAAGGTCCCCGGCAGCTCAGGCGCTAAGAAGGCGCCCGCCAAGAAGGCACCTGCAAAGAAGGCTGCGCCAAGTTCGGGCGCCAAACCAGCTGAGGCTT
- the rpsS gene encoding 30S ribosomal protein S19, which yields MPRSLKKGPFVDDHLLKKVDVQNEKNTKQVIKTWSRRSTIIPDFIGHTFAVHDGRKHVPVFVTEAMVGHKLGEFAPTRTFKGHIKDDRKAKRR from the coding sequence ATGCCACGCAGCCTGAAGAAGGGCCCGTTCGTCGACGACCATCTACTCAAGAAGGTCGACGTACAGAACGAGAAGAACACCAAGCAGGTCATCAAGACCTGGTCGCGGCGCTCGACCATCATTCCCGACTTCATCGGCCACACCTTTGCCGTGCACGACGGACGCAAGCATGTCCCGGTCTTCGTCACCGAGGCGATGGTGGGTCACAAACTCGGCGAATTCGCGCCGACGCGCACCTTCAAGGGGCACATCAAGGACGACCGGAAGGCCAAACGGCGATGA
- the rplB gene encoding 50S ribosomal protein L2 translates to MAIRKYKPTTPGRRGASVSDFAEITRSTPEKSLVRPLHNRGGRNAQGRITTRHQGGGHKRAYRVIDFRRNDKDGVNAKVAHIEYDPNRTANIALLHYLDGEKRYIIAPQGLSQGDVVESGANADIKPGNNLPLRNIPAGTLIHAVELRPGGGAKLARSAGSSIQLLGKEASYASLRMPSGEIRRVDVRCRATVGEVGNAEQANINWGKAGRMRWKGKRPSVRGVVMNPVDHPHGGGEGKTSGGRHPVSPWGQPEGRTRKPNKASNKLIVRRRRTGKKHSR, encoded by the coding sequence ATGGCAATTCGCAAGTACAAGCCGACGACCCCCGGTCGTCGTGGCGCCAGCGTGTCCGATTTCGCCGAGATCACCCGGTCAACTCCGGAGAAGTCCCTGGTTCGCCCGCTGCACAATCGCGGCGGCCGCAACGCGCAGGGGCGGATCACCACCCGTCACCAGGGTGGTGGCCACAAGCGCGCCTACCGGGTCATCGACTTCCGCCGCAACGACAAAGACGGTGTCAACGCGAAGGTCGCGCATATCGAGTACGACCCAAACCGCACCGCGAACATCGCGTTGCTCCACTACCTCGATGGCGAGAAGCGCTACATCATTGCACCGCAGGGACTCTCGCAGGGTGATGTGGTGGAATCGGGCGCCAACGCCGACATCAAGCCGGGCAACAACCTGCCCTTGCGCAATATCCCGGCCGGCACCTTGATCCACGCCGTGGAGCTGCGGCCGGGGGGCGGCGCCAAGCTCGCGCGGTCGGCTGGGTCGAGCATCCAGTTGCTCGGCAAGGAGGCCAGCTACGCGTCGCTGCGGATGCCCAGCGGTGAGATCCGCCGGGTCGATGTGCGTTGCCGCGCCACGGTGGGCGAGGTAGGCAACGCCGAGCAGGCAAACATCAATTGGGGCAAGGCCGGTCGTATGCGCTGGAAGGGCAAGCGCCCGTCGGTCCGCGGTGTGGTCATGAACCCGGTGGACCACCCGCATGGCGGCGGTGAGGGTAAGACCTCCGGCGGCCGGCACCCGGTCAGCCCGTGGGGCCAGCCGGAGGGCCGTACACGCAAGCCGAACAAAGCCAGCAACAAGCTCATCGTCCGCCGCCGGCGCACCGGCAAGAAGCACTCGCGGTAG
- the rplW gene encoding 50S ribosomal protein L23 — protein sequence MATLVDPRDIILAPVISEKSYGLLDDNVYTFVVHPDSNKTQIKIAVEKIFAVKVASVNTANRQGKRKRTRSGYGKRKNTKRAIVTLAPGSKPIDLFGPPA from the coding sequence ATGGCGACGCTCGTTGATCCCCGCGACATCATCCTGGCCCCGGTGATCTCGGAGAAGTCCTACGGGCTGCTCGACGACAATGTGTACACGTTCGTGGTGCACCCCGATTCGAACAAGACGCAGATCAAGATCGCGGTCGAGAAGATCTTCGCTGTCAAGGTCGCATCGGTGAATACCGCGAACCGGCAGGGCAAGCGTAAGCGCACCCGATCCGGGTACGGCAAGCGCAAAAACACCAAGCGCGCCATCGTCACCCTGGCGCCGGGCAGCAAGCCGATCGACCTGTTCGGGCCACCGGCCTAG
- the rplD gene encoding 50S ribosomal protein L4, whose translation MAAKNALKIDVKTPDGKVEGSIELPAELFDVPANIALMHQVVTAQRAAARQGTHSTKTRGDVSGGGRKPYRQKGTGRARQGSTRAPQFTGGGVVHGPQPRDYSQRTPKKMIAAALRGALSDRARNGRIHAVTELVPGQTPSTKSAKAFLGTLTDRKQVLVVIGRSDETGAKSVRNLPGVHLLAPDQLNTYDVLRADDVVFSVEALNAYIEANTTTSEEVSA comes from the coding sequence ATGGCTGCCAAGAATGCCCTGAAGATCGACGTCAAGACGCCGGACGGCAAGGTCGAGGGCTCCATTGAGCTGCCGGCCGAATTGTTCGACGTCCCGGCGAACATCGCGCTGATGCACCAGGTGGTCACCGCTCAGCGGGCGGCCGCCCGCCAGGGGACGCACTCGACCAAGACGCGCGGCGACGTCAGTGGCGGCGGCCGTAAGCCCTACCGGCAGAAGGGGACCGGTCGCGCCCGCCAGGGTTCGACGCGGGCCCCGCAGTTCACCGGCGGCGGCGTCGTGCATGGTCCCCAACCGCGCGACTACAGCCAGCGCACACCCAAGAAGATGATCGCCGCGGCGCTGCGCGGGGCGCTCTCCGACCGGGCACGCAACGGGCGCATCCACGCGGTCACCGAGTTGGTCCCCGGCCAAACCCCTTCCACGAAGAGCGCCAAGGCATTTCTGGGCACGCTGACGGATCGCAAGCAGGTGCTGGTGGTCATCGGGCGCAGCGACGAGACGGGCGCTAAGAGCGTGCGCAACCTGCCGGGTGTGCACCTCTTGGCGCCCGACCAGCTCAACACCTATGACGTGCTGCGCGCCGACGACGTGGTGTTCAGCGTTGAGGCCCTCAACGCCTACATAGAGGCGAACACCACGACATCCGAGGAGGTTTCGGCCTGA
- the rplC gene encoding 50S ribosomal protein L3, whose protein sequence is MAIQGNFPGRRGILGTKLGMTQVFDENNRVVPVTVVKAGPNVVTRIRTPERDGYSAVQLAYGEISPRKVNKPLTGQYNAAGVNPRRHLVELRLETPEAAAEYEVGQELTAEIFADGSYVDVTGTSKGKGFAGTMKRHGFRGQGASHGAQAVHRRPGSIGGCATPARVFKGTRMAGRMGNDRVTVQNLLVHKVDAEKGVLLIKGAVPGRTGGLVMVRSAIKRGEN, encoded by the coding sequence ATGGCAATACAGGGTAATTTCCCCGGCAGGCGGGGCATTCTCGGTACCAAGCTGGGCATGACGCAGGTGTTCGACGAGAACAACAGGGTTGTCCCGGTGACCGTGGTCAAGGCCGGGCCCAATGTGGTGACCCGCATCCGCACGCCCGAGCGCGACGGCTACAGCGCCGTCCAGCTGGCTTATGGCGAGATCAGCCCGCGCAAGGTCAACAAGCCGCTCACCGGCCAGTACAACGCTGCGGGCGTCAACCCGCGTCGCCACCTGGTCGAGCTGCGTCTGGAAACCCCGGAGGCGGCGGCCGAATACGAGGTCGGCCAGGAGCTGACGGCCGAGATCTTCGCCGACGGCAGCTACGTCGACGTGACCGGAACCTCGAAGGGTAAAGGCTTCGCCGGCACCATGAAGCGGCACGGCTTCCGCGGCCAGGGCGCCAGCCACGGCGCCCAGGCGGTGCACCGCCGGCCGGGTTCCATCGGCGGGTGTGCCACTCCGGCACGGGTGTTCAAGGGCACCCGGATGGCCGGCCGCATGGGCAACGACCGGGTGACCGTCCAGAACCTGTTGGTGCACAAGGTCGATGCCGAGAAGGGCGTGTTGCTGATCAAGGGTGCGGTCCCTGGCCGCACCGGTGGACTCGTGATGGTCCGCAGCGCGATCAAACGGGGTGAGAACTGA
- the rpsJ gene encoding 30S ribosomal protein S10 — translation MAGQKIRIRLKAYDHEAIDASARKIVETVVRTGASVVGPVPLPTEKNVYCVIRSPHKYKDSREHFEMRTHKRLIDILDPTPKTVDALMRIDLPASVDVNIQ, via the coding sequence GTGGCGGGACAGAAGATCCGCATCAGGCTCAAGGCCTACGACCATGAGGCTATTGACGCTTCGGCGCGCAAGATCGTCGAAACCGTCGTTCGCACCGGTGCCAGCGTCGTGGGTCCGGTGCCGCTGCCGACCGAGAAGAACGTGTATTGCGTCATCCGCTCTCCGCACAAGTACAAGGACTCGCGAGAGCATTTCGAAATGCGCACTCACAAGCGGCTGATCGACATCCTCGATCCGACGCCGAAGACCGTCGACGCCCTGATGCGCATCGACCTTCCGGCAAGTGTCGACGTCAACATCCAGTAG
- a CDS encoding nucleoside hydrolase, whose product MVDTDMGVDDAAALAWLLVSAEPSVEVIGVSTVFGNTSVENAASNVFALLDCLGHSDVPIAVGAAVPRARPQSHLGALLHGDDGLWGFAPRNNFTPRDRNVARFYRDVLRSHPDAILLTLGPLTNLAAVSAADPGVLHGFSQIVVLGGAKVGGSITPVAEMNFWQDPESAAEVLAQALPVELIVRDAHAEFVLTDEEVHALCAADSPAARFLAGPLSRYATVMSTMAEGQLGLPDVVAAVYAAVPSVGLDVRPACVKVVTEGDSLTRGQSIIGLTATEKIPMYDDLDNLEAAVTRAAMDAGFDLGAYLTTIAALGKDNANVVMRVAADRIASMFMHAITARKWRTG is encoded by the coding sequence TTGGTCGACACCGATATGGGAGTGGACGACGCGGCCGCCCTGGCCTGGCTGCTGGTCAGCGCTGAGCCATCCGTCGAAGTCATAGGTGTCAGCACTGTCTTCGGCAACACATCCGTCGAGAATGCCGCATCAAACGTCTTCGCCCTCCTCGACTGCCTAGGGCATAGCGACGTTCCAATCGCTGTCGGTGCTGCGGTGCCCCGCGCACGGCCACAAAGTCACCTCGGCGCGTTACTGCACGGCGACGATGGGCTGTGGGGGTTCGCGCCGCGAAACAATTTCACCCCGCGCGATCGCAACGTCGCCCGCTTTTATCGCGACGTCCTTCGATCGCATCCCGACGCCATTCTGTTGACACTTGGTCCGCTCACCAACCTCGCAGCTGTATCTGCCGCGGATCCAGGTGTGCTGCATGGCTTTTCCCAAATCGTCGTGCTCGGTGGCGCGAAGGTGGGAGGCTCCATCACGCCCGTTGCCGAGATGAATTTCTGGCAGGATCCGGAAAGCGCAGCAGAGGTCCTGGCCCAGGCGCTCCCGGTTGAGCTCATCGTGCGCGACGCGCACGCAGAGTTCGTCCTCACCGACGAGGAAGTCCACGCGCTCTGTGCCGCCGATTCGCCCGCGGCGCGCTTCCTAGCCGGCCCGCTGTCGCGCTACGCCACCGTCATGTCCACTATGGCGGAGGGGCAGCTCGGCCTACCGGACGTCGTCGCTGCCGTCTACGCTGCGGTCCCATCGGTCGGACTCGACGTCCGCCCAGCCTGCGTAAAGGTGGTTACCGAGGGAGATTCGCTCACCCGTGGTCAGTCCATCATCGGGTTGACTGCCACCGAAAAGATTCCCATGTACGACGACCTAGACAACCTCGAAGCAGCGGTGACGCGAGCCGCCATGGACGCAGGGTTCGATCTTGGGGCCTATTTGACTACCATTGCGGCCCTGGGGAAAGACAATGCGAACGTCGTGATGAGGGTCGCGGCGGACCGCATCGCCAGCATGTTCATGCACGCAATCACGGCCCGTAAATGGAGGACAGGTTGA
- a CDS encoding HAD family hydrolase encodes MNIHAAIFDRDGVLISFDWERAQDELRRITRLPMDELGHRWHAWRAGRAIDDEIDEFEQIRAFLSNVARELRLGPKAHDELVRLDYTVFAEGYTDARPALEEARRRGLKVGVLTNNSMLVSPRRMLLRAALDDLVDVALSSQMIGAAKPDPRAYRAIAEALGVATTSCLFFDNVAPWVEAARCAGMRAYLVDRCGEPREGVVRDLSSLAAILDEAGVCKAELG; translated from the coding sequence TTGAATATCCACGCGGCTATTTTTGACCGTGACGGCGTGCTCATTAGCTTCGATTGGGAGCGCGCGCAGGACGAGCTCCGGCGTATCACGCGCCTGCCGATGGACGAGCTGGGACACCGCTGGCATGCCTGGCGCGCCGGGCGAGCCATCGACGACGAGATCGACGAATTCGAGCAAATTCGCGCATTTCTGTCGAACGTTGCGCGCGAACTCCGGCTTGGCCCTAAGGCACATGACGAGCTGGTGCGGCTCGATTACACAGTGTTTGCTGAGGGGTACACAGACGCGCGGCCAGCGTTGGAGGAGGCGCGGCGGCGCGGACTCAAAGTCGGCGTTCTCACGAACAACAGCATGTTGGTGAGCCCGCGCCGCATGCTGCTGAGGGCCGCTCTGGATGATCTCGTCGACGTCGCGCTGAGCTCCCAGATGATCGGGGCAGCCAAGCCCGACCCACGGGCCTATCGAGCGATTGCGGAGGCCCTAGGCGTTGCGACGACATCGTGCCTGTTCTTCGACAACGTCGCTCCCTGGGTCGAGGCCGCGCGGTGCGCCGGTATGCGCGCATACCTCGTGGATCGCTGCGGGGAACCGCGAGAGGGCGTCGTGCGCGATTTGTCCAGCCTTGCAGCGATCCTGGACGAGGCAGGTGTCTGCAAGGCAGAACTAGGATGA
- the istB gene encoding IS21-like element helper ATPase IstB: MGICDPALRNALRTLKLSGMLDTLDARLAQTRNGDFGHLEFLQALCEDEIARRESAALTRRIRRAKFEEQATFESFDFSANPKLPAAILRDLAALRWLDAGESVILYGPVGVGKTHVAQALGHAVARRGGDVRFAKTSRMLADLAGGHADRSWGQRIREYTKPLVLILDDFAMREHTTMHADDLYELINERAVSGKPLILTSNRAPNDWYGLFPNPVVAESLLDRIINSSYQILMDGPSYRPRKRPGRSVS; this comes from the coding sequence ATGGGTATTTGTGACCCCGCGCTGCGCAACGCGCTGCGCACTCTGAAACTGTCGGGCATGCTTGACACCCTCGACGCCCGGCTAGCCCAGACCCGCAACGGCGACTTCGGGCACCTCGAATTCCTGCAAGCACTGTGCGAGGACGAGATCGCCCGCCGCGAATCGGCCGCCCTGACACGGCGCATCCGCCGCGCGAAGTTCGAAGAACAAGCCACCTTCGAATCCTTCGACTTCTCCGCCAACCCGAAACTGCCCGCCGCCATACTGCGCGACCTGGCCGCGCTGCGCTGGCTCGACGCCGGCGAGTCGGTCATCCTCTACGGACCCGTTGGGGTAGGCAAAACCCATGTGGCACAAGCACTCGGGCATGCTGTAGCCCGACGCGGCGGCGACGTCCGTTTCGCCAAAACCTCTCGGATGCTCGCCGACCTCGCCGGCGGGCACGCCGACCGCAGTTGGGGCCAACGCATCCGCGAATACACCAAACCGCTCGTGTTGATTCTTGATGATTTTGCGATGCGCGAGCACACGACCATGCACGCCGACGACCTCTACGAGCTAATCAACGAACGCGCGGTCAGCGGCAAGCCGCTGATCTTGACCTCCAACCGCGCCCCCAACGACTGGTACGGCCTATTCCCGAACCCGGTCGTCGCCGAATCGCTACTCGACAGGATCATCAACAGCAGCTACCAGATCCTCATGGACGGACCCAGCTACCGGCCCCGCAAACGGCCCGGACGCAGCGTCAGCTAG
- a CDS encoding diterpene synthase, producing MNTPSEEEFMALSMSAVADTVRLRGPKVCVLPVDGTRRWYQLEHGQQHGDYLQAALHQSIRIFTMLFSHGIETVIAPIFGEDLLDRGERYIAQAIDGMALVANDAEVLALYKEHNVRVHFYGDYKRRLSSTTQGTAVTGLFDELMIRTSSNLEHKLFYGIFGSDAVEAVARSAITWYKTHRKPPTRREVIEGYYGEYIERADIYIGFGRFTVFDVPMLCSGKTSLYYTAAPTYYMNETVLRRILYDHIYLRHFRPKPDYSTMSDDQLNLLRNRYHAQRDRVFGVGCVHDGIWFAQA from the coding sequence ATGAACACACCTAGCGAGGAAGAATTCATGGCGCTTTCGATGAGCGCGGTTGCAGACACCGTGCGTCTCCGCGGGCCGAAAGTTTGCGTCCTTCCCGTCGATGGCACGCGGCGCTGGTATCAGCTCGAACATGGTCAGCAACACGGCGATTATTTGCAGGCAGCCTTGCATCAATCTATTCGTATCTTCACGATGCTCTTCAGCCACGGCATCGAAACGGTGATCGCGCCGATCTTTGGCGAAGACCTGCTAGATCGCGGTGAGCGATACATCGCGCAGGCAATCGACGGAATGGCATTGGTTGCCAACGACGCGGAGGTTCTGGCGCTATATAAAGAACACAATGTCCGCGTTCATTTTTATGGTGATTATAAAAGACGACTGTCCTCGACCACACAAGGGACTGCTGTCACTGGCCTATTCGATGAACTGATGATCCGCACATCATCCAACTTGGAACACAAACTCTTTTACGGTATTTTCGGCAGCGACGCCGTCGAGGCTGTCGCGCGATCTGCTATCACATGGTACAAGACGCATCGGAAGCCGCCCACGCGAAGAGAAGTTATCGAAGGCTATTACGGAGAATATATTGAGCGAGCCGACATATACATCGGATTCGGACGCTTCACCGTCTTTGATGTCCCCATGCTCTGCTCCGGAAAGACCAGCCTGTATTATACTGCCGCCCCGACCTATTATATGAATGAAACGGTGCTCCGGAGAATACTCTACGATCATATTTATCTTCGCCATTTCCGGCCCAAGCCGGATTATTCAACGATGTCAGACGATCAACTGAATTTGCTGCGCAACAGATATCACGCTCAGCGTGACAGGGTTTTCGGTGTGGGTTGTGTTCACGATGGCATCTGGTTCGCACAGGCCTGA
- a CDS encoding 1-deoxy-D-xylulose-5-phosphate synthase yields the protein MLTAISGPCDVHALPEGQLPVLAEQIRRQLIETVTATGGHLGAGLGVVELTIALHRVFTSPHDIVVFDTGHQSYPHKLLTGRVKDFATLRHADGLSGYPNRCESPHDWVENSHASVSLAWVDGIVKALALQGQHDRAVVAVIGDGALTGGVAWEGLNNLGAAARPVIVVVNDNGRSYDPTAGALAAHLKQLRLGTFSGSNIFEAMGFAYIGPVDGHNIADTCAALRAAVAAARPVVVHAVTEKGRGYRPAEADESDRMHACGVVDVATGRPTAPSQPSWTDVFEDEMVRIAEDRCDVVGLTAAMRLPAGLGALSRRYPHRVFDSGIAEQHLLASAAGLATAGTHPVVALYSTFLHRAFDQLLLDIGLHRLPVTLVLDRAGVTGPDGPSHHGLWDLGLLACVPGLRIACPRDAPRLRQQLRTAVEIAGPAAVRFPKGAVGKQITAIQTVGGVDVLQVPPPALRRDVLLVAVGAMSRACIDAARCLSDCGIGVTVVDPQWIWPLDPVLAELASQHHIAVCVEDAIGDSGIGMRLSHHIGRMDPQIRMYTQALPSAYIPHASRDHILASHGLTGPVISTRCRSLLNAL from the coding sequence GTGCTTACCGCGATCAGCGGTCCGTGCGACGTTCACGCGCTTCCGGAAGGCCAGCTTCCAGTGCTGGCCGAGCAAATCCGTCGACAACTCATCGAAACAGTGACAGCCACTGGCGGTCATCTCGGCGCTGGACTTGGCGTGGTGGAGTTGACCATCGCTTTGCATCGAGTGTTCACCTCGCCACATGACATCGTGGTGTTCGACACCGGACACCAAAGCTATCCGCACAAGTTGCTCACCGGCCGCGTCAAAGACTTCGCCACGCTGCGCCATGCCGATGGCCTATCGGGGTATCCCAATCGGTGTGAATCGCCACACGACTGGGTTGAGAACTCCCATGCGTCGGTCAGCCTCGCGTGGGTGGACGGCATCGTCAAAGCATTGGCCCTGCAAGGGCAGCACGATCGAGCCGTCGTCGCGGTGATCGGCGACGGTGCTCTCACCGGGGGCGTGGCATGGGAGGGCCTGAATAACCTCGGTGCGGCCGCCCGGCCGGTGATTGTCGTGGTCAATGACAACGGTCGCTCTTACGACCCCACCGCGGGCGCCCTGGCCGCACACCTAAAGCAACTTCGCCTCGGCACATTCAGCGGGTCGAACATATTTGAGGCGATGGGATTTGCCTACATCGGTCCGGTCGATGGACATAACATCGCGGACACATGTGCGGCCTTACGAGCGGCGGTTGCGGCAGCTAGGCCCGTGGTCGTTCACGCAGTGACCGAGAAGGGCCGGGGTTATCGGCCAGCCGAAGCCGACGAGAGCGACCGCATGCACGCCTGCGGCGTGGTCGACGTCGCCACCGGGCGCCCTACTGCACCCAGCCAGCCGAGTTGGACCGATGTGTTCGAGGACGAAATGGTCCGCATCGCCGAGGATCGATGCGACGTTGTCGGGCTGACCGCGGCGATGCGGCTGCCCGCTGGTCTGGGTGCGCTGTCTCGACGATACCCGCATCGGGTGTTCGATTCGGGCATCGCCGAACAACATCTGCTCGCGTCTGCAGCCGGCCTGGCCACCGCGGGAACCCATCCCGTTGTCGCGCTGTACTCCACCTTCTTGCACCGCGCCTTTGACCAACTTCTCCTCGACATCGGGTTGCACCGGTTGCCGGTGACGCTCGTGCTTGACCGGGCCGGAGTTACGGGGCCCGACGGACCAAGCCACCACGGATTGTGGGATCTGGGGCTGCTGGCCTGCGTTCCTGGATTACGGATCGCCTGTCCGCGCGACGCGCCACGGCTGCGACAACAGCTACGTACCGCGGTCGAGATTGCGGGTCCCGCGGCAGTGCGTTTCCCCAAAGGCGCCGTGGGCAAACAGATCACCGCAATACAGACAGTCGGCGGCGTCGATGTCTTGCAGGTACCACCGCCAGCCCTGCGGCGCGACGTGCTGCTGGTTGCGGTGGGCGCCATGAGCCGAGCATGCATAGACGCCGCCCGGTGCCTCAGCGACTGCGGAATCGGGGTAACGGTGGTCGACCCACAATGGATTTGGCCGCTCGATCCGGTTCTCGCCGAACTGGCCAGCCAGCACCACATCGCGGTGTGTGTCGAGGACGCGATTGGCGACTCCGGGATCGGCATGCGCCTCAGCCATCACATCGGCCGAATGGACCCACAAATACGTATGTACACCCAGGCTCTCCCATCGGCATATATTCCACACGCCAGCCGAGACCATATCCTTGCCAGCCACGGGCTGACCGGCCCCGTAATCAGCACAAGGTGCAGGTCACTGCTCAACGCTCTATAA
- the ispH gene encoding 4-hydroxy-3-methylbut-2-enyl diphosphate reductase, with translation MSEFFGEPAVQEPVAGELKVLLASPRSFCAGVERAIEAVERVLDDAAGPVYVRKQIVHNKVVVAELQQKGAIFVEDLDEIPEPAPPGAVVVFSAHGVSPAVRACAHERGLRVVDATCPLVAKVHAEAARFAARGDTVVLIGHAGHEESEGTLGVAPRSTILVQTPADVAALDLPEGTPVSYLTQTTLALDETADVIEALRARFPALGQPPSEDICYATTNRQHAVQAIVSECDVVLVIGSRNSSNSQRLVELAERTGTPAHLIDGPDDIVPEWLSSVSTVGITAGASAPPRLVEEVVDALRVLAPITLVERSVATETVRFALPKQARAL, from the coding sequence ATGTCCGAGTTCTTTGGCGAACCGGCCGTGCAGGAGCCCGTTGCTGGCGAATTGAAGGTGCTGTTAGCTTCGCCGCGTTCCTTTTGCGCTGGCGTAGAACGCGCTATCGAAGCAGTCGAACGGGTGCTCGACGATGCCGCTGGTCCGGTATATGTGCGCAAGCAAATCGTGCACAACAAAGTTGTGGTTGCCGAGTTGCAGCAGAAAGGTGCGATTTTCGTCGAGGACCTCGATGAGATTCCCGAACCGGCGCCACCGGGGGCGGTCGTGGTGTTCTCCGCGCATGGGGTTTCCCCGGCAGTGCGCGCTTGCGCCCATGAGCGTGGGCTGCGGGTCGTCGACGCGACCTGCCCGCTGGTGGCGAAAGTCCACGCTGAAGCCGCACGTTTTGCCGCCCGTGGTGACACGGTGGTTTTGATCGGGCACGCCGGACATGAGGAGTCCGAAGGCACGCTTGGGGTCGCCCCGCGGTCAACAATATTGGTGCAAACACCCGCCGACGTAGCGGCGCTGGACTTGCCGGAGGGCACCCCGGTGTCGTACCTGACTCAGACAACCCTGGCACTTGATGAAACGGCGGATGTGATCGAGGCGCTGCGTGCCCGGTTTCCCGCGTTGGGCCAACCCCCCTCGGAGGACATCTGCTACGCCACCACGAACAGGCAGCACGCGGTGCAGGCGATTGTCAGTGAGTGCGACGTTGTGTTGGTCATTGGCTCACGTAATTCATCGAATTCGCAGCGTCTGGTCGAGTTGGCCGAGCGAACCGGCACGCCGGCCCATTTGATCGATGGTCCCGACGACATTGTGCCCGAATGGCTGTCCTCGGTCTCGACCGTCGGCATCACCGCGGGTGCGTCGGCGCCTCCACGATTGGTCGAGGAGGTTGTTGATGCGCTGCGCGTACTGGCCCCGATCACGTTGGTGGAGCGCTCGGTGGCGACCGAGACAGTGAGGTTTGCCCTGCCCAAACAGGCGCGCGCGTTATGA